The following DNA comes from Leptospira stimsonii.
GGGGAGATTCATATCCGGAAGATTGAGGTCCGTCAAAAAGATTCCGATTCGATCCTCTTCTGAGATAATGCGGATCACTTCTTTAGCGTTCCTTGCGAGTTTGACCAAAAAGCCGTTTCTTTCGCAGAATTTTTTGATTTGTTCCTTAAGAACATAGTCTTGGATGGAAACAACGGCGATCTTCGCCAAATTCTTAGAATGTAATTCCAAGACGCCGACCGGAATTTTATAATCCAATTTTTCGCTGATGATAGAGAGTGTAAATTCGGAACCTTTGTCGACCTGACTTTTGACGATGATCTCCCCCTTCATCAACTCCGCCAATTTTTTACTGATGGTCAAACCGAGTCCGGAGCCGCCGTATTTTCTCGTAGTGGAGGAATCCACTTGGCTGAACGCTTTGAATAGAAGTTCCAATTTTTCTTCCGGAATTCCGATACCGGTGTCTTCTAAGCGAAAAATGATTCTCAATTTTTCATTCGGGAATTTTTCAGCTTCCACGTTGAGGACGATTTTTCCCTTTTCGGTAAACTTGATCGAGTTTCCTATGAGATTCATCAAAATTTGCCTGAGTCGATACGGATCGGAAATGATCCAGTTCGGTACCAAGGAAGAAATTTTGTATTCCACGACCAGACCTTTTTCTTCCGCCATAGGCCGGAAAAGATTACAGACTTCCTCGCTCAGCTTCTGGGGAGAAACGGGTTGCATTTCTAACTTGAGTTGACCGGATTCTATTCTGGATAGATCCAGAATGTCGTTTAACAAAATAAGAAGATTTTGTCCGCTGGACTTAATGATATCCAGATATTCTTTTTGTTCGAGGTTGAGAGAAGTTCCTTCCAAAAGACTGACGGTTCCGATCACTCCATTTAACGGTGTTCTGATTTCATGACTCATCATGGCTAGAAAATCCGTCTTTGCCTTGGATGCGGCTTCGGCGGTTTCCTTTGCGCGTTTTAGAGATTCCTCATATACTTTTCTTTCCGTAATCTCGTGCCAAACTGCCAAAAAAACCGGTCTTTGAAACATCTTCATCGGCGTTAGAGTGATTTCCGTGGGAAATTCTTCTCCGTTAAAACGTTTGTAGTTTCTTTCGAACGTGTAGACGCCTCTTCTTTGGGCGATCAGTTCCGTTTCGTTGGCTTTCTCAACGATTCGTTTCTCGTCCGTTTGTTTTTCCGCGGAAAAGTAAGAAGGATGTTTTCCTAAGATCAGATTTTTATCGTCGCAACGGAGCATGTTGAGGGTCGCAGGATTACATTCGAATATTCCGGATTCATCATATAACACGTGCGGTTCACTCGAATGCTCGAATAAAAGCCTAAACTTTTCTTCCGCTAATTTTTTTTCCGTAATATCAACCGAAACGGCGCTGACTCCAGTGATTTCTCCGAACGAATTTTTGATCGGATAAAAGGAAGTTTCGGTGAAAATCGTGATCGAATCCAAGGTTCTTGTCCCGTTTACCTGAAAGCGTTCTCCAGCGAAGGCACGATCGTAAAACGTTTTCCATTTCTGTAATTCTTCATCCGAAATCCCGACCTCGAAAATAGGAAAACCGGGAAAAATTTTCTTTTTAAAGTGTCTTTGGATTTCCTTTTCGAAGGAGGAATTGTATATTATAATTTCATAATTCTTATTGATCGACCAAATCATGGAATCGGAATTTTCAATGACCGCATTTAAATTCGCTTCGTGCTCAGCGATTTTGACGGATTGTTCTACGAGTGACTTGCGAGAATTGATTTTTTCTGTGATGTCCTTGATTTGCACCAATATGATTTTGTTTTGATTCGAAGCCAAAATGCGAAAGGATGCGTTTCCCCAAAAATGATTTTGATCGAAGGTTTTAAACTCCACTTCCCAATTGTACGGTTGTCCGTCCAGGACCTGTTTCCTCATCGACTGGTAGTCCAACAAGGAAAAACCGTCCGCGAGAAGGGAGGTAAACGGTTGAGCTCGAAAATCGGAAGAAGACTGAGCGGAAAAATACTGGAGGGCCGTTTGATTGTTTTCTAACACGGAATCGGTGTCCGGCTCCAATAAAAAAATCGCGTTCGCTGATTTTTGAAAGATCATCGCCCTGAGTTCGGCGTCGTTCGAAAAAATACTAGGAGTTTCCGTTTCCACGGATTCGGTTTTTCGGGACAGGAGTAGGAGTTTATGTCCGTTTTCTACAGGAAGAATTCGAAAAAGAGCGGAAGAATGTTTTCCTTTTTTTCCTTGAAACTGCAATTCCCGAACGGTTTCAAAATTTCCGGCCGTTTCGGATTCCATCCAAAGCTCGTTCCATTCTTGGGGTCGAACCCAATCCCAGTCTCTTGGCATCTTGCTTTTTTTTAGTTTCTCCGAAAATTCCTCCCAGCTCTGGTCGATATGCCAGGTGATCGCTTCTCCCTTGGAATTGAGAAGGAAAAAGTTAGAGTTGGTTCCGAAAGGAGTCATTTGCGTTCTATAAATAAAGATTAGAGTAGTATAATTTATTGAGTTAGATCACTAAACAAGCAAAATAAAAGCAAAAATGATAAGAATACTTCGATTCTACACAATTCAAAAAACATTGTGTAGAAAAGATGCCGTTCGATCTTAGTCTTATTTTTTTCAGACGAAGCCCGTTTTTCAAAATTCTCGAATCTATATTTTCTTTTTTTAGCATAGGGAGAATTTGATTCCATTTGATAATACGAGAGTAATGTCTCGTTTGGGTTTGATTGACTTCTCTCGCTCCGATAAGTAAGTTGCCTGAAGTAGCCTGCCGTCAATGGAACCGATTCCTATTACAGAAGAACGTTACGGACTCCTCTTCGATCTTTCAAGAGACGGCCTCGCTGTACACTCGGAAGGGAAAATTCTCCGAGCGAATCCGGCCTTGATAAAAATGCTCGGGTATGATTCGTTAGACGAAATTGTGGGAAAGCCAGTTCTTCAATTCGTTCATCAAAGGTCGCAGAATGTCGTAAAGGAACGGATTCACAAAATGAACCGGGAAGGGAGCGGAGTTGGAGTTCTGGAAGAAGAATTTATCCGGAAAGACGGCTCCACACTTTTTGTCGAAGTACTCGCCACCGCGTTTTTTGAAAACGAACGTCAGTATGTTCAGGTGATCGTAAGAGATATCAACTCCAGAAAACGGGCCGAATTGGAGTTGGAGAGGTTGCGGTCCAAACTTCAAGTCACTCGGGATCGATTGCTCGGAGTGATCGAGGGTACGAAGGATTCTATCTGTGCGGTGGATATCAACTTCCGCGTGATCGCTTTTAATTCTTCTTTTGAATTGAACTTTTGGAAACTCTACGGGAAGAAGATCGAGGAAGGAACTTTGTTGCCCGATCTCATTTTGGATCCTTTGGAAAGAAGCGTGGTCATCGAAAACTGGAGCCGTGCCCTTCGTGGAGAGGTTTATACG
Coding sequences within:
- a CDS encoding response regulator, whose translation is MTPFGTNSNFFLLNSKGEAITWHIDQSWEEFSEKLKKSKMPRDWDWVRPQEWNELWMESETAGNFETVRELQFQGKKGKHSSALFRILPVENGHKLLLLSRKTESVETETPSIFSNDAELRAMIFQKSANAIFLLEPDTDSVLENNQTALQYFSAQSSSDFRAQPFTSLLADGFSLLDYQSMRKQVLDGQPYNWEVEFKTFDQNHFWGNASFRILASNQNKIILVQIKDITEKINSRKSLVEQSVKIAEHEANLNAVIENSDSMIWSINKNYEIIIYNSSFEKEIQRHFKKKIFPGFPIFEVGISDEELQKWKTFYDRAFAGERFQVNGTRTLDSITIFTETSFYPIKNSFGEITGVSAVSVDITEKKLAEEKFRLLFEHSSEPHVLYDESGIFECNPATLNMLRCDDKNLILGKHPSYFSAEKQTDEKRIVEKANETELIAQRRGVYTFERNYKRFNGEEFPTEITLTPMKMFQRPVFLAVWHEITERKVYEESLKRAKETAEAASKAKTDFLAMMSHEIRTPLNGVIGTVSLLEGTSLNLEQKEYLDIIKSSGQNLLILLNDILDLSRIESGQLKLEMQPVSPQKLSEEVCNLFRPMAEEKGLVVEYKISSLVPNWIISDPYRLRQILMNLIGNSIKFTEKGKIVLNVEAEKFPNEKLRIIFRLEDTGIGIPEEKLELLFKAFSQVDSSTTRKYGGSGLGLTISKKLAELMKGEIIVKSQVDKGSEFTLSIISEKLDYKIPVGVLELHSKNLAKIAVVSIQDYVLKEQIKKFCERNGFLVKLARNAKEVIRIISEEDRIGIFLTDLNLPDMNLPEILDELKTSTPNIKLTIILLMESELKNSYHLVTQGLFNRPGFKIFMMFKPILLDELSKIFDKAFPTRIAKLEEENEKEKKLSERIPLNILLVEDNVINQKIAIRLLSKLGYKVDTANNGVEALSSLKNQSYQLIFMDIQMPEMDGFEATQRIRKDFTDPNPIIVAMTANAMEGDKEKCIEAGMDAYIAKPIQVHDIESTILHLFQP